One genomic window of Syntrophorhabdus sp. includes the following:
- a CDS encoding excinuclease ABC subunit A, with protein MIKTFHCKDTEALFNDHFVARFSSIERQARRKLLYLHSARTLQDLSQPPGNRLEALKGKRDGQQSIRISDQWRICFRWEDGNAWNVEIVDYH; from the coding sequence GTGATCAAAACATTCCATTGCAAGGATACCGAGGCTCTTTTCAATGATCACTTTGTTGCGCGGTTTTCGTCTATCGAACGTCAGGCGAGACGTAAGCTACTCTATCTCCACAGCGCCCGGACACTACAGGACCTGTCGCAACCGCCAGGAAACCGTCTTGAGGCCTTAAAGGGAAAGAGAGATGGGCAACAGAGCATCCGGATAAGCGATCAATGGCGTATCTGCTTCAGATGGGAAGATGGAAATGCATGGAATGTTGAGATCGTTGAT